The following coding sequences are from one Paenibacillus sp. FSL R5-0912 window:
- a CDS encoding stage VI sporulation protein F: protein MGYQQFGISPALVDRIKLKMKNPAVKERIKNMINGISKQELQDTAVVRRLVRNASAVMNEKLTSSQEEQIVKFVIAQKIDPGNTFHLIRLWGMFR from the coding sequence TTGGGTTATCAGCAATTCGGAATCAGTCCTGCGCTGGTGGATCGCATTAAGCTGAAGATGAAGAATCCGGCGGTTAAGGAACGCATCAAGAATATGATCAACGGAATTTCCAAACAAGAGCTGCAGGACACTGCCGTTGTGCGCAGACTGGTGCGCAACGCTTCTGCAGTGATGAATGAGAAGCTGACGTCCTCGCAGGAAGAGCAAATTGTTAAATTTGTGATTGCCCAGAAGATTGATCCGGGCAACACATTTCACCTGATCCGCTTATGGGGAATGTTCCGCTGA
- a CDS encoding YitT family protein, which translates to MKIRYRGAAPLRPSRILRLLSVIGGGLLAAVGLELFLMPHKLLPGGIAGLSALLSHLTEMRLGLFLFLLNLPFILMSRRQINLRFALYTMLGLICLTAGSLALHHFPAATSEPLPAAIAGGLCLGFGLGISVRFGGITSGSEKQGVRLLNGGPPKSAEMVIMLFNCAILLFGGSLFGWDQAMYSIIAYLLAFEALRFSLRDLSLSQAVWITSRNCEEIRRRLQQSLDREVKLVRSTGPEGQPGTVFCLASRLEEEKLASIVHGCDQDSKIVINAARNSRISALFRNHPPG; encoded by the coding sequence TTGAAAATCAGATATAGAGGGGCTGCCCCCCTGCGCCCTTCCAGAATACTTCGCCTGCTCTCGGTTATAGGCGGGGGCTTGCTCGCTGCTGTAGGACTGGAACTGTTCCTGATGCCGCACAAGCTGCTGCCGGGCGGCATCGCCGGATTGTCTGCCCTGCTGTCTCATCTGACCGAAATGCGTCTTGGCTTATTTCTGTTCCTGCTCAACCTTCCGTTCATTCTAATGTCGCGCAGGCAGATTAATCTCCGGTTTGCCCTGTATACAATGCTTGGATTAATCTGTCTGACGGCGGGCTCGCTGGCCCTCCACCACTTCCCTGCCGCCACCAGCGAACCGTTGCCTGCTGCGATAGCCGGCGGACTGTGCCTGGGCTTTGGACTTGGCATCTCTGTCCGCTTCGGAGGCATTACCAGCGGAAGCGAGAAGCAGGGAGTCCGGCTGCTGAATGGCGGTCCGCCCAAATCTGCTGAAATGGTGATTATGCTGTTCAACTGTGCCATTCTGCTTTTTGGCGGTTCATTGTTTGGGTGGGATCAGGCGATGTACAGCATCATTGCTTACCTCCTGGCCTTTGAAGCCCTGCGCTTCTCGTTAAGAGACTTATCCCTCTCCCAGGCTGTCTGGATTACGAGCAGAAACTGTGAAGAGATCCGCCGCAGGCTCCAGCAGTCTCTTGACCGCGAAGTAAAACTCGTCAGGTCCACCGGTCCTGAGGGACAGCCGGGCACCGTCTTCTGCCTGGCTAGCAGGCTGGAGGAGGAGAAGCTGGCTTCCATCGTCCACGGATGCGACCAGGATAGTAAGATTGTCATTAACGCGGCCCGGAACAGCCGGATTTCTGCGCTCTTCCGTAATCACCCGCCAGGATGA